ACGGTAAGTCGCACACGACACAGGGGCGACTTGGTCGGGACGGCTCACTCACACCATTCCCAGGagcgccgctgcagcggtCGTACGAGCAGCCTTCCAACGTGCGGTCCGTTTACAAGTGCTTCTGCGAGCTCAGCGAGCTGGTGCACGAGTCACTGTACATTCTACACTCACCCGGCAAGCCGCTGACGGCCCGGGACCTCTTGAGCATCTACACCCAATACCTAAACTGGTACGGTCGGATACCAAAGGTGCTGCGGCTCGGCGCCAACTTTACGCCGGCCGTGCTGTTTGCGCAGTGAGTCCTGTTTCCTCCCAGGGCTCTGAgaggcctgcctgcctgcctgctgcctcTCTCGGATACTGACGGGGGTTGCGACACAGCATGTACTACCACTTTGCCATTCTTCTGCTGTTCCGGCCGCTCATCAAGCTGCGGATCATCGGGTCCAAGGTGCTGCCGCGAGACGTGTGCTcgcaggcggcggatgcGATCCAGAGCCTGCTTACGTCGTACTCGCAGCTATACACGCTGCAACGGACGCCGTCGTTTGTGCCGTACTTTGTGTTGACCTCGTCCATCATGCACTTGGCcatcggggcggcggcggcgcaggagggcggcggcaagccaGGACCCGACTCccgcagtggcggcggcggcggcggcagcgccagtACCCGAAGCCTGGACGAGTCGATGAaggtggcggccaaggtcgacCCGCACGTGAGCGAGGCGCTCAAGCAGGGCATCGCGGACCTCACGGAGATGGCGCCGTGCCACCACTTTGCGGAGCAGGCTCTCAACATATTGCGGTACCTAGCCAAGAAGTGGAACATTGACGTCGAGATCAGCTCGAGCGGCGTCAATCTAACCCAGGAGGAATACGACCGGCTGGTGCGGCCGTATACGAGCAGCCTCAACTTTTTCGCGCCCAACGTCGGGCGCGAGGATTTTATCTGCGACTGGGGCACTGGCAAGGTGGTGCTCGGAGCCCAAGaaggcggcaacggcgtggagcgcagcgccgagacCATGGCCAACCCGCTCTTCTGGCCATTTCCCATGCAAGGGCGGCCCGTGCTGCCCACGGGGAAGGACATTGAAGAGGCAGGCTTTGCGGTGCTGtagcgacgatgacaacgacggcgatgacacACTGCCGGCACAAGGTAGGCGGAGCCCTCGCCTCGATGCCGTGTTGACTGTACAAGGGGTCCATACGGGCCACGGGCGGTTCCCGCTCAAGAATGTTGCTGCCTGTCTGCGTGCTAGCTACGGCGGTTGGTTCCCTAGCAGTAGCAAGAGCAAAGGTAGCTGGTGGAAGTCTCTCAGAGATGTCATGTATGACACGGCTTCCGTGTAACAATGGGCTGGGAGAGAGGGTGTTGAAGCTGGGGGGCCAGTGCGCGAAACGGGGAGAAGGATGATTGACGAtggcatcatggccagctCAGTCCCCGAGGATGACCACTTCGGACTATGACAGCTGGCAAGGCGtttcctctttttttttgtcccATGCGGCGGACAGCCAGGGTATGAATGGCAGGCCTTGGAGCCTCCAGGGGAGTTGGGCAATGATAGAGGGATCCGTTTCGCGCCTTGGTATTCGTCTTTTtacggcgacgacaaagggggacagacgacgacgccgaaaTAGCGGTAGTTTAGTCGCGAGACCGCCAACGATTGGAAAATCTACTACCGCTGCCCCTGCGGAGGTTGTTGGTTCCCTGCTCGTGTCGTTTGACCTGACATTTTGTTTCCATCTACGAAGCACAAAAGTACACTTTGACGTGGGCGGCACGACACGTTCATCACTGTAGTAGACGTAGTAATGTACATGGGAGAAGCCTGTCAAGTGTATATGCGAGCTGGCTCGCGTTCTTGTTATTCACCGGCGCTGCGTGGTCTCGAAGACAGCACGTGCTGATCATTACAGAACCTATAAAGGGGTTTTAACCCGCTATAGCGCATACCTCGCCATCTCTTATTTTCCCATTCCTTAGCTTTGAAGTCCTCGTTAATCTATGGTCATTATAGACGCCTCTTTTCTGCGCCAATTGATCGTGCCGTGATATATTGCAATGCGCGGGGGTGTAGGTGTACAGGCTATAGGGTAggctgccctgccgctgGGGGGCGAATTTCACGctggcacgcacgcacgcacgcacgcccgcatgcacgcacgcatgcaggcagtggaggcaggcacggcggcgcgcaaccTGCATTTGATTGAACCTCGGCCCGCCCgggagccgccgccaaccacaTCCACTGAGCAGGGCAGCTGCTACTCTGCACCTACGCCGATTGAGCTCTCATTCTCGCCCGTCGTTTTCCCACACTCCCGAGGCATCCTACCCATcccgcatcgtcatcgccatcatcatcaccatcaccggTTACGACGACCGCACAGCCAGCGGCCAACTTCCACGATTCTTTTTCCCATCATCCGCCCGCGTGTCGGCTCTCCGCcttcccgtcccgtcccgtcccgtcccatcGCAGGCAGAAAGAGAGCCATAGACGCGCGTTTGCGAGGGTGCGGTCCAGTGCGCGAACAGGACAGACAGGCGACGGAAGGATGCtgcgcgctcgacggcacTGAAAACCCCGAACCGGACAAAGATTCTCCTTCCTTGTCCTGCTCACCACGCTGTCGCCGCGGGTTACCCGTCCGCCGCAAGCCGGCCGCCCTCTTGCGATTACCTCCACTCTTCttgcatcaccaccaccaccaccaccaccaccaccgctgccgccaccatgtccgggatgccgaagccgaagcctccagcgcagcagcagcagaagcagcagcgcccgaCGGCAGGCCAAATCCTcagcctgccgccgcagtgGCTCGCCATGTACGACGACTTCATCACTAAGAACGCTGGCCAGGTGTCGCAGATTGAGAGCGCCCTGCGGAGCTTGACGTACATTATACCCGGTATGTACGCTCTGTTTTCGTTTTGCTAGTAGGCCTTTTTTCTGTTGCCTTTGACGGCCGACTCGAAACTCTCTTGTTCTTGGCGCTGCCCGCTCTGCCTGCCTTGTGGAGTGGTAGAGGGAAGAGAGGCAGAGGGACGGTCGGCAGTAGGACACGGGGGCGGCCAAACTGCCTGGCATCACATCACCATCGCCTTGCCGTGCCCTGCCGTGCGCGCTACCATGCTCTGCCACGCCGTGCCATCGCGCACGCCACACAGCAAAGGCTAACCCGAGAAACTTGCCGCAGGCCGCTTCCGCGACGCCGAAATCGCCTCCGAGTCGATACACTCGGGCGTCCAGCTTCTGTCCCTCTACCACGACACCCTCCTTtcccgcgccgtctcgcgcCTCCCCGTCGCTCCCGTCCGctccgcccacgcccgctACACCCGCTTCTGGGCGCACAAGAGCAAGCTCTaccgccgcgtcgccatgCTTCTCCAGATGGTCGTCTATACCGAGTTGCTGTGTGAGATGTCGGCcaagcgccgcggcggcgacaaggcccgCTGGCGCGTCGTTGTtctcctcgaggccatcaaggccgtctgccgcctcgtcctgctccgcGTCACCCGCTCGCGGCCCCTTGTCaccccctgcctgcccgagCGTGAACCCGTGCCCGAAgacgatgtcggcgacgacgacgacgacggcctcgccgccgccgccgccatcgcctccgACGAACAGGCTTCATCGCGCAGCGAGAGCGAGCTTatggacgaggtggcgccggaaagcgccgccgccagggaaGTGACTGGCGGCTCGGAGAGCCAtaggccgccgccgcacgagCGCGAATGGACCATGCCCAGGACCGGCATGAGCCTCCCCTCGCTCCCCGAGCCCGGCGACATCAGCTCGtacctcctcggccgcgtcctcaccgccgacgacatcaagcccgccgccaagctcctCAACACCCTTCAGGGCGCcgggcaggccg
This sequence is a window from Purpureocillium takamizusanense chromosome 8, complete sequence. Protein-coding genes within it:
- a CDS encoding uncharacterized protein (COG:U~EggNog:ENOG503NXIQ) — protein: MSGMPKPKPPAQQQQKQQRPTAGQILSLPPQWLAMYDDFITKNAGQVSQIESALRSLTYIIPGRFRDAEIASESIHSGVQLLSLYHDTLLSRAVSRLPVAPVRSAHARYTRFWAHKSKLYRRVAMLLQMVVYTELLCEMSAKRRGGDKARWRVVVLLEAIKAVCRLVLLRVTRSRPLVTPCLPEREPVPEDDVGDDDDDGLAAAAAIASDEQASSRSESELMDEVAPESAAAREVTGGSESHRPPPHEREWTMPRTGMSLPSLPEPGDISSYLLGRVLTADDIKPAAKLLNTLQGAGQAAEVLHILAPLAYAVALARSRNKKSWTPWLVGLAVEYAARQLRDRSLRTTTLERDEWNKRGWAMGWWTMRGAFYQNVTKSVVGGVTRRMPGFIAGILEDYEYLWENYYFSTSA